A window from Eubalaena glacialis isolate mEubGla1 chromosome 1, mEubGla1.1.hap2.+ XY, whole genome shotgun sequence encodes these proteins:
- the TNP1 gene encoding spermatid nuclear transition protein 1 has product MATSRKLKSHGVRKGKNRGPHKGVKRGGSKRKYRKGSLKSRKRCNDANRNSRSHL; this is encoded by the exons ATGGCCACCAGCCGCAAATTAAAGAGTCATGGCGTGAGGAAGGGCAAGAACCGAGGTCCTCACAAGGGAGTCAAGAGAGGTGGCAGCAAAAGAAAATACCGGAAAGGAAGTCTGAAGAGTAGAAAACGGTGCAATGACG CCAATCGCAATTCCCGCTCCCACTTGTGA